In a genomic window of Amblyomma americanum isolate KBUSLIRL-KWMA chromosome 4, ASM5285725v1, whole genome shotgun sequence:
- the LOC144128850 gene encoding cytochrome P450 2C28-like encodes MFLSPHHPYFFNVFLLQQSVSEHWIRLALSLVFCALLFALIESWIRRPRIPTGKRLAPGPKGLPLVGHLPFARKVFDHKGCVELSKKYGPVIRFKVGVKDVVILNDFESIKEVLTRKEMLHRSQNLIFDRPEAKGILALNGDAWQDNRRFCLHVLRDLGFGKKSMEEHIKDEAEYLADIISELRGSPVDVKTYLVPSISNNITALVFGSRYPFDDHRRKFLDQRLGQVLKLLGAGNLLTFTPGWLSALVGVLPFTTIKAVQNVFGEVLEYISQQVKEHEETLEESVNRDFIDAFIKKMRETKDNPHSSYQMKNLIGNVGNFFGAGSNTVQMTIHWHLLNCADKPYTVQRSIQKEVDDVIGRERQPRWEDNKKMPYTMATIWEMYRWRTVAPLSIPREAAADSAYNDYFIPKGTIVMPNLWAVHMDPRHWKNPEDFNPHRFLNKDGSGLNIKPDQLIPFSIGRRMCPGETLATVEIFLYLTTLLQKFTVLPPYGASIDLEPTSLAFNIAAPQKLLFLRRQ; translated from the exons ATGTTCCTCTCTCCCCATCATCCTTATTTCTTTAATGTGTTCTTGTTGCAGCAAAGTGTTTCGGAGCACTGGATTCGTCTTGCTCTGTCTCTCGTCTTCTGTGCACTCCTATTTGCTTTGATCGAGTCATGGATAAGAAGACCAAGGATTCCTACTGGAAAGAGACTTGCGCCAGGGCCAAAGGGCCTTCCGCTCGTGGGCCACTTGCCATTTGCACGCAAGGTGTTTGATCACAAAGGATGCGTGGAACTGTCGAAAAAATACGGACCGGTGATCAG gtTTAAAGTGGGTGTGAAGGATGTTGTCATTCTGAACGATTTTGAATCAATCAAAGAAGTACTGACAAGAAAAGAAATGCTGCACCGATCGCAAAACCTCATTTTCGATCGCCCCGAAGCTAAAG GAATTCTTGCCCTGAACGGAGATGCGTGGCAAGATAACCGCAGATTTTGCCTCCATGTGCTCCGTGACCTTGGCTTTGGGAAAAAGTCAATGGAAGAACACATCAAG GACGAAGCGGAGTACCTGGCAGACATAATATCCGAACTACGTGGATCTCCAGTGGATGTAAAGACGTACCTGGTACCGAGCATATCTAATAACATCACAGCATTGGTATTCGGCAGCCGTTACCCCTTTGATGACCACCGGCGCAAGTTCTTAGACCAAAGGCTCGGGCAGGTGCTTAAGCTCCTTGGAGCAGGAAACCTCTTAACGTTCACCCCTGGATGGCTTTCTGCACTTGTCGGCGTTCTTCCTTTCACAACCATCAAGGCAGTGCAGAATGTATTTGGAGAGGTGCTGGAGTATATCTC ccagCAAGTCAAAGAACATGAAGAGACGCTAGAAGAAAGCGTGAACCGTGATTTCATCGATGCATTTATCAAGAAAATGAGAGAAACCAAGGATAATCCCCATTCCAGCTACCAGA TGAAAAATTTGATAGGCAACGTAGGGAATTTCTTCGGAGCTGGATCCAACACGGTTCAGATGACAATACACTGGCACCTGCTCAACTGCGCCGACAAGCCGTACACTGTGCAACGGAGCATCCAGAAGGAGGTTGACGACGTGATTGGCCGGGAACGGCAGCCCCGCTGGGAAGACAACAAAAAGATGCCCTACACCATGGCCACCATTTGGGAGATGTACCGATGGCGCACAGTGGCCCCGCTCAGCATTCCAAGAGA AGCGGCTGCGGACAGTGCGTACAATGACTACTTCATTCCGAAAGGAACCATTGTGATGCCCAACCTGTGGGCTGTTCACATGGATCCGCGCCACTGGAAGAATCCAGAAGACTTTAACCCACACCGGTTTTTGAACAAGGACGGTTCTGGCCTAAATATCAAACCGGATCAGCTGATTCCGTTCTCGATCG GGAGAAGAATGTGTCCCGGAGAGACCCTGGCCACGGTCGAGATCTTCCTGTATCTCACAACGCTGCTTCAAAAGTTTACAGTACTGCCTCCGTATGGCGCCAGTATCGACTTGGAGCCCACTTCTCTCGCGTTCAACATAGCTGCGCCACAAAAACTGCTCTTTCTACGCCGCCAGTAG